The sequence CTTTTTTAGAAAAAGTAGCGCAAAAAGCGGCCTCTCACGAATCGCTCATCCCCTCCCGGTTTTATGCCTCCGGGATGGCTTTCAAGGAGCGTTCGAGGCCAATTCCTAATTGATTGAATGCGCTTCGGGGACCGAAGCTAATGGGAGTTATAGAGCAAAGAGAATGCTCTACTCCTCTTCATCCACCTCGTAATCCACGACGTGCATCTCCTCCGTCTTGTCCTTGATGAAATTGAGCACTTCCAGGCTCTCCTGTTCGACCTTGTACCACATCAGGTGTTCCTTGGTCTTGAAGGTCGCGTAGAGGCAGAGGTCATACGAGTGCGCCCCGTGGTTGAAGTCCATCCCCACCTGCATCGTCTGCAGCCACTCCACCTTTTCGGGCAGCGCTTCGAGCATCTCTTTGGCCTTGACCATGTTGGCCATCTTGTTCAATTCGAGTTTGAACTTATACATTTCAACGTGTACTATCATCATTCACCCCACTTGGAAAAAATATGCTATCAACGAAAAGTCTGCTTTATCCGTTAGCTGCCGAGCGAGTTGCAAAATTTATGCATGAAGCTGGTTTTGTACAACAAAAACTCCCTCAAAATCACCCCTTGAATCTAATTTGCATAGGGCCGTAAAAACAACCAAGGAGAAAGAATGGCACCAGTAGCACTGACAGCGGAGAACTTTGACAAAACAATAGCGGACAACGAGATCGTCATCATCGATTTCTGGGCGACATGGTGCGGACCCTGCAAGCAGTACGGCCCCATCTTTGAACGCGTCGCGGAGAACGTTTCAGACATCACCTTTGCCAAGATCAATACCGACGAGCAGCAGCAACTGGCCGCCCAGTTCCATATCCGTTCCATCCCGACGACGGTGGTGATGAAAGACGAGATCATCGTGTTCCAGCAGGAGGGGGTGCTCTTCCACGAGAAGCTGCTGGACATCGCGGAAAAGGCGCAGGCCCTCGACATGGACATGGTCCGCGCAAAAATTGCAGAGCAGGAAGCGGCAGCAGCACAGCAAGAAGGCTAGTCCCACCTCCCCATATATCAATTAGCTTCGCCCCGTCGAAGCGCATTCAATTAAATTGGAGGTTGGCCTTGAGCGCTCCTTGAAAGCCGTCCTGGAGGCCCAAAGCCGGGAAGGGCGAGCGATTCGAGAAAGGCCGCTTTTTGTGCTACTTTTTCTAAAAAAGTGGCAAAGAACTATTATCTTCATTCTTTTCTTTTTCATAAGAAAAGAACCAAAAGAAAATCGTCGTTGCGCGAATCGCACGCTGCTCCCGGCTTTGGGCCTCCGCAGCGGCTTTCAAGGCACGCTTAACGACAGGTTGCCTATCGATTTATGCGCTTCAGGAACCGAAGCTCTTATGAGATATAAAAAGAGCTTTGTCGCGACAAAGCGCATTCAATCAAATTGGAGGTTGGCCTTGAGCGCTCCTTGAAAGCCACCCTGAAGGCATAAAGCCGAGAAAGGGTGAGCGATTCGCGAAAGGCCGCTTTTTGCGCTACTTTTTCTAAAAAAGTGGCAAAGAACTATTATCTTCATTCTTTTCTTTTTCATAAGAAAAGAACCAAAAGAAAATCGTCGTTGCGCGAATCGCACGCTGCTCCCGGCTTTGGGCCTCCGCAGCGGCTTTCAAGGCACGCTTAACGACACTGAGCCTATCGATCAATGCGCTTCGGGAACCGAAGCTAGTATCAGTAAAAAGAGCTTTGTCGCGACAAAGCGCATTCATTCAAATAGAAATCTGTTTTTATAACGCACTATCGGAGGGAGGCGAGACCATCCGTTCGACATTGACGGACATATACAGCAGCTCCACGGGATCGCCGAACTGGGTGTAGATGGCGACGTCGGCGGCATCCCGTCCGAAAGCAATCGCGATGCGCCCGCCCCACAGGTCGTTTTGTGTCGGGTCGAACGTGTACCACCGGCCGCCTACATAGGCCTCAAACCAGGCGTGGAGGTCCATCGGTTCGAGGCTCTCCAGGTAGCCCACAACCATGCGCGCCGGGATTGACAGCGCCCGGCAGCAGGCGATGCCAAGGTGGGCCATGTCGCGGCATACGCCGAAGCCGCTCTGGTTGAGCTCGGAGGCGCTGATGATCTGCTGCCCCATGCCGGGCGCGTACCGGACCGTATTGCGGATATACTCGACGATGGCGGCGCACTGGTCGTAGCCGGCGGCCCGGCCCGCCGTGATGGACCTGGCCATCTCGGTAAAACGGTCCGATTCGCAGTAGCGGCTGGGGTAGAGGTAGGGGAGCGTTTCGTCGGGCAGCTGCTGCACCTCGACAAAAGGAGCACCCGGGGCCGTATCATAGGCCTCCGCGGTTTCAATGTCGACGGAGGTGTGAACGGAGAAATAGCCAGACGGTGCGACCAGCCGCTGGCAGAGGTTGCCGAACATGTCCGTAAACTCCATCACCGGCACGTTGGGCGACAGAACGTAGTGCTCGCTGGCGACCCACTGCTGCCATCCGCTCCGGGGGCGCAGCATCAGCAGGAATGGCGTCGGAACCGGAATACTGAATTCAAGAAAACAAGATGCGTGCAACCACATGACAATCCTTCACACTGTGACAAGTGGTGTTTGCACCCCTGTCCCACCGGTTATTCATTATAGCGTGTCACATTACATGCGGGACACAAATAAAAGCAAGTGAATAGAGCCTCTGATGGATTCATATGGTCATCTCTCGGAAAAGCACAGCCTAATCAGCTTCGATATGTCGAAGTGCATTCATCCAATCACAGAATGGTATTGAGATACACTGCTCATTCTTTTCTTTTTACTAAGAAAAGAACCAAAAGAAAATCGTCGTTGCGCGAATCGCACGCTGCTCCCGGCTTTATGCCTCTGCAGCGGCTTTCAAGGCACGCTTAACGACAGGTTGCCTATCGATTAATGCGCTTCGAGAAATCGAAGCTAGTATATAAAGAGCTTTGTCGCGACAAAGCGCATTCAATAAAATTAAGAATTGGCATTGAGCGCTCTTTGTAAGCCATCCCGGAGGCACAAAGCCGGGAGGGATGAGCGATTCGCGAAAGGCCGCTTTTTGCGCTACTTTTTCTAAAAAAGTGGCATGAAAATTATCTACCTACCAATTTGATTGAATGCGCTTCAAGCATTGAAGCTGATTGTGGGGATGAAACCCCGTTGAATCTTTTAATATGCTAGACTTCCGCCATGTCAACACAACTCGAAAGCAAGACCGAACTCGCCACCAGCGAACCGAAAATGTTCGCCGTCTTCATGCTCAACGACGACTATACGACCTGGGAGTTCTGCATCAAGATCATCAGTACCGTATTTCACAAGACCATTGCGGAAGCGGACGCCATCACCCATGACATCCACACCAAGGGCAAGGGCCTGTGCGGCATCTACACCTACGAGATCGCGGAAACGAAGGCTTTCATGGTTCGGGAGCAGGCCCGTAAAGAGGGCTTCCCCATGCGCTGTTCTGTTGAAGAGCAGTAAGACTACAACTTGCAAATATTAAGCATTTAAATCAGTCTGGTTCTTATGGAAATATCGATTGAAATGCTCATGTTCCTGTTTGCCGCCTCCATCGTCGCCGGCACGATGGACACGATGGTCGGGGGCGGCGGGCTCATTACCCTGCCCTCGCTGATGCTCACCGGCCTGTCCCCCATCAACGCGCTGGGCACGAACAAGCTGCAGGGGTGCGTCGGCACGGGGATGGCAACTGTCCTGCTGCTCAGGAAGTCCAAAATAAGGTGGCGGCACATCAAGCCACTCTTTATTGCCGCCTTTGTCGGCTCGGTCATCGGCACCGTAGCCGTGCAGTTCATCAGCCAGCACTCTTTGTCACTGGTCATCCCCGTCGTGCTCGTGCTGATCATCGGCTACTTTCTGCTCTACAACCCAAGCAGAACCGCTAACTTCAGCATCAAAGTGGGTGCGAAAAAGTTTACCTGGCTCGTCGTTCCCGGCATCGGTTTTTACGACGGCATGTTCGGCCCCGGGACGGGCTCCTTCTTCAGCTTTGCGAACGTGCTGCTTCGGCGCGCGAAACTGGTGGCAGCAACCGCCACGGCCAAGCCGCTCAACTTCGCCACCAACGTTTCATCCCTCTTGGTTTTCATCCTTTTCGGCAACGTCGTCTGGCACGTGGGTCTGGTGATGATGCTGGGCCAGGCCATCGGCGCCTGGCTGGGGGTGCATCTGCTTTACAAGATCAACCCGCAGTACCTGCGCGCCTTCGTCATCGTCGTCTGTCTGCTGATGCTCGCTAAGTACATCGCCTCCTCCTGATGTACTGACCCTTACTGGCAGCATTACTTTCAGACCCTTTCGTTCCCCATTGTCACTTTTTGCTACAATCAGTGAAGGAGTACAGACATTGTCGTCCGGATGCAATACCCCTCCGGATCAATCGCAGCATATCTGCATTAGCAAGTAAGGAGAGCGCGATGGAACATGTTCAAGAAGTTTTGAAAACCTCCCTGGAGGAGCTTGAAAGGGTGCTGAGCACCAAAACGGTCGTCGGGGAGCCCTTCGTCATCGAAGGCAACACCCTCATCCCCCTTATCAGCATCGGGTTCGGGTTCGGTGCCGGCGGCAACATCGGCGGCAAAAAAAGCGGTGACGGACAGGGCGCCGGTACGGGCGGCGGTGGCGGCATCCGGCCGGTGGCCCTCGTCATCATCAACAAGGACGGCGTCAGGGTCGAACCCATCAAAAGCGGGATGGCCAGCGTCTTCGAACACCTCGGCGAAACCCTCGCCAAGGCGATGAAGGAGAAAGAGGACGACGACGAGTAGCAGCAGAACATGCTAACAGTTCTCTATCTCATCGCCTTTCTGTTCCTGTTTCTGCTCGCGTTGCTCGCCACTCCCGTCGAACTGAGCCTGCAGCTGGAAAAGGAGGAGACCTTCGACTACAAGGCCAGGCTGCACTGGTTTTTCGGGCTTATCTCCGTCGACCTGACCGGGCTGGCAAAGAAAGCAGGCACGGTGAAAAAAACGAAGCGCAAAAAGCATAGGACAAAGTTCCCGGGCGGGAGTGTGTCAGCCCAGAGTGTCACCCGGCTTCTGCGGGGGCTGCGACGCAGCCTGCAGGTCAGGGAGTTCAGCCTTCACGGCCGCATCGGGCTGGGCGACCCGGCCTGTACCGGAATGCTGATAGGTGCGCTGAAGCCGCTGCTCCTGCCCGCGCGGCAGGTGAGCCTCGTCGCGGATTACGAGGAAGCGGTCTTTGAAGGCCGCTTCAGCACGAGGGTCCGCCTCGTCCCCCTGCGGATCTTCGGCGTTTTGCTGCGCTTTTTCTTTGCGGGAAGGCGCTAGGATGATCACTGCGGCAGGGTGACCGTCCGCGACACCGACAGACGAAAGGAGAACCCAATGCCCGCCGAACGCACCGCCTCATCGCACCCCCTCTACCTCTGCGCTCCCGTCAACGCCCTCGTTGAGGGGATCTACGAGGAAAATATCCCCCTGGCCGAGATCAAGCGCCACGGCGACTTCGGCCTGGGCACCTTTGACGACCTGGACGGGGAGATGGTGATGCTTGACGGCGACGTCTACCAGATCAGCGCCGACGGGGAGGCCCACCGCGTCTCCGACGCCAAACACACCCCCTTTGCCGTCGTCACCTTTTTCGAACCGACCTTTGCGGCGACTTTCGAAGAGGCGATGGAGTACGACACCTTCCTCGCACGCCTCGACGCCCTGCTCCCCTCGCCCAACCTCTTCTACGCCCTCCGCATCCGCGGCCGCTTCGACCTGGTCCGGGCGCGCTCCGTCCCCAAGCAGCACAACTACCGGCCGCTCAGCGAAGCGGCCGCCGAACAGCACGAATTCCGCTTCGAGAACGCGGCGGGGTGCCTCGCCGGCTTCTACACCCCCGCGTTCATGGCGTCGCTCAACGTCCCCGGCCTGCACCTGCACTTCCTCACAACGGATCGCCGCCGCGGCGGCCACCTGCTGGAGTGCCGCACCCGAGGCGTCACCGTCGAGATACAGATGCTCCACACCCTCGAGCTTTCCCTTCCCATGACCCACGACTACCTGACCCGCGATTTCAAGCGTGACACGGCCGCAGACCTCGAGGCGGCGGAGAAGTAGCACCCGGGAGAGATGCGAATTTCTGCCTGTATCTACCGTAACCATCCCTACGACCGCACTGGACAAATATAGAGCATCGGGCAGGGAGGAAGCGTATTGATACCTGCGATACCCGCCTTTTCGCAGCCACTTTCCTTAAAATATAAAAAGTATAATATTCCACAAATATTTTTAAGGAAACTAATGACGCTCCGCACCGCCGCGCCCCTCCTCCCTTCCGAAAAGCACGCCCAATGAACAATGAAATCCGCATAGACGAACGCTACGTTTCCTTTGCGAACATCGACTGCTTCGAGAACGCCTGCCTCGTCATCGACCGGCTGCTCTATGTGACCGCTCAGGCCGAACACGTCAACCTCTACTGGAAAAAGATCATCCCGACGATCCCCCAGGCCTACTACGACCGTGACCCGAAAGCGGACGAGAAAGAGGCCCTGCTCTACCTCGTCTGCTCCAACGTCTTCTACCTCGAAGAGCTCTTCGAGAACGAAGAGGACGAGGAGGGGCTCAATGCCCTGAAGCGCGCCGAACTGGAGTGCTGCTAAGCGGCGGCCCCGCCCCTCTTCCCACCATAGGCTACACAAGTGTTACTCCCAATCTCCCCTCTTGACTATCGCAGATATTTGCAATATACTTGTTTACTCAAATATATTGCAAGGATAATCTATGGCTACGAAACTGGAATGGCTCTTCGCCTTCTCCTCCGCGCATGCGAAGCTCTTCAAGCAGGTCGACCGGGCGCTCAGCGTCCACGGCATCAGCTTCTCGGAGTTTTACATCCTGCACCGGCTCCGGAACGCTCCGGGGCGGGCCATGCGGCGCATCGACCTGGCCGAAGAGGTCGGGATGAGCGCCTCGGGGATCACCCGGGCGCTGAACCCGCTGGAGAAGCTGGGGCTGGTGCAGAAAGAGAAAAACCCAAGAGACGCGCGGGTGAGCCTCGTCAAGCTCTCCGACACCGGGGTGCGGCAGTCCACCGACGCCCTGGCGACGGTGCAGATGACCCTCGACACCCTGCTCTCGCCGCTGGATGAGAGCGACATCGACGCCTGCATGGCAATCGCGGCAAAACTAAACTAAGGAGAAGACTATGCTGGACCCGTCGAAAAAACACCCCATGGTGATGCCCGACGGCACCGCTGTCGAACAGGTCGTCCACCTCAGGGCGGTCATAGACCACCCCCGCATCGAGGTGGGCGAATTCAGCTACTACCACAATTTTGAAAAGCTGGAGAATTACGCGGGCTATCTCGCCCCCTACCTCTTCCCCCTCAGCCTCGACAGGCTCATCATCGGGAAGTTTGTCCAGATCGCCCACGGGGTGCGCTTCATTACGAGCTCGGCCAACCACGCCATGGGCGGGTTCTCCACCTACCCCTTCGACAACTTCACGATGAACGCGGAGACGACGGGCGCGGAAATCGCCGCCATGTTCGAGAAGTCCGGCAACCGCGGTGACACCGTCGTCGGTAACGACGTCTGGATCGGGCTGGGAGCCACGATCATGCCGGGGGTGACCATCGGCGACGGCGCCATCATCGGCAGCCATGCCGTCGTCGCGGGGGACGTCGCACCCTACACCGTCGTGGCGGGCAACCCGGCACGCCCCGTCCGCAAGCGCTTCGACGAGGAGGTCATAGAGTCGCTGCTTGCCATCCGCTGGTGGGAGTGGCCGACGGAAAAG is a genomic window of Sulfurimonas sp. HSL1-2 containing:
- a CDS encoding Dabb family protein; its protein translation is MMIVHVEMYKFKLELNKMANMVKAKEMLEALPEKVEWLQTMQVGMDFNHGAHSYDLCLYATFKTKEHLMWYKVEQESLEVLNFIKDKTEEMHVVDYEVDEEE
- the trxA gene encoding thioredoxin, which encodes MAPVALTAENFDKTIADNEIVIIDFWATWCGPCKQYGPIFERVAENVSDITFAKINTDEQQQLAAQFHIRSIPTTVVMKDEIIVFQQEGVLFHEKLLDIAEKAQALDMDMVRAKIAEQEAAAAQQEG
- a CDS encoding transglutaminase family protein, with protein sequence MWLHASCFLEFSIPVPTPFLLMLRPRSGWQQWVASEHYVLSPNVPVMEFTDMFGNLCQRLVAPSGYFSVHTSVDIETAEAYDTAPGAPFVEVQQLPDETLPYLYPSRYCESDRFTEMARSITAGRAAGYDQCAAIVEYIRNTVRYAPGMGQQIISASELNQSGFGVCRDMAHLGIACCRALSIPARMVVGYLESLEPMDLHAWFEAYVGGRWYTFDPTQNDLWGGRIAIAFGRDAADVAIYTQFGDPVELLYMSVNVERMVSPPSDSAL
- a CDS encoding ATP-dependent Clp protease adaptor ClpS, yielding MSTQLESKTELATSEPKMFAVFMLNDDYTTWEFCIKIISTVFHKTIAEADAITHDIHTKGKGLCGIYTYEIAETKAFMVREQARKEGFPMRCSVEEQ
- a CDS encoding TSUP family transporter, which produces MEISIEMLMFLFAASIVAGTMDTMVGGGGLITLPSLMLTGLSPINALGTNKLQGCVGTGMATVLLLRKSKIRWRHIKPLFIAAFVGSVIGTVAVQFISQHSLSLVIPVVLVLIIGYFLLYNPSRTANFSIKVGAKKFTWLVVPGIGFYDGMFGPGTGSFFSFANVLLRRAKLVAATATAKPLNFATNVSSLLVFILFGNVVWHVGLVMMLGQAIGAWLGVHLLYKINPQYLRAFVIVVCLLMLAKYIASS
- a CDS encoding spore germination protein GerW family protein, whose amino-acid sequence is MEHVQEVLKTSLEELERVLSTKTVVGEPFVIEGNTLIPLISIGFGFGAGGNIGGKKSGDGQGAGTGGGGGIRPVALVIINKDGVRVEPIKSGMASVFEHLGETLAKAMKEKEDDDE
- a CDS encoding DUF2953 domain-containing protein; translation: MLTVLYLIAFLFLFLLALLATPVELSLQLEKEETFDYKARLHWFFGLISVDLTGLAKKAGTVKKTKRKKHRTKFPGGSVSAQSVTRLLRGLRRSLQVREFSLHGRIGLGDPACTGMLIGALKPLLLPARQVSLVADYEEAVFEGRFSTRVRLVPLRIFGVLLRFFFAGRR
- the budA gene encoding acetolactate decarboxylase, whose protein sequence is MPAERTASSHPLYLCAPVNALVEGIYEENIPLAEIKRHGDFGLGTFDDLDGEMVMLDGDVYQISADGEAHRVSDAKHTPFAVVTFFEPTFAATFEEAMEYDTFLARLDALLPSPNLFYALRIRGRFDLVRARSVPKQHNYRPLSEAAAEQHEFRFENAAGCLAGFYTPAFMASLNVPGLHLHFLTTDRRRGGHLLECRTRGVTVEIQMLHTLELSLPMTHDYLTRDFKRDTAADLEAAEK
- the cowN gene encoding N(2)-fixation sustaining protein CowN yields the protein MNNEIRIDERYVSFANIDCFENACLVIDRLLYVTAQAEHVNLYWKKIIPTIPQAYYDRDPKADEKEALLYLVCSNVFYLEELFENEEDEEGLNALKRAELECC
- a CDS encoding MarR family transcriptional regulator, with protein sequence MATKLEWLFAFSSAHAKLFKQVDRALSVHGISFSEFYILHRLRNAPGRAMRRIDLAEEVGMSASGITRALNPLEKLGLVQKEKNPRDARVSLVKLSDTGVRQSTDALATVQMTLDTLLSPLDESDIDACMAIAAKLN
- a CDS encoding CatB-related O-acetyltransferase; translated protein: MPDGTAVEQVVHLRAVIDHPRIEVGEFSYYHNFEKLENYAGYLAPYLFPLSLDRLIIGKFVQIAHGVRFITSSANHAMGGFSTYPFDNFTMNAETTGAEIAAMFEKSGNRGDTVVGNDVWIGLGATIMPGVTIGDGAIIGSHAVVAGDVAPYTVVAGNPARPVRKRFDEEVIESLLAIRWWEWPTEKIEKNIDVITGGDIDALKRCSRESF